A section of the Candidatus Bathyarchaeia archaeon genome encodes:
- a CDS encoding cation:proton antiporter, translating to MNDSVSLALVVSALIIVIGFLSNYLFERTGLPDMLFLIILGYVVGPLLRLLDSSVSTLAPYLAALALVFILFDGGMKMNIRQVLSQSPRAILLAVLGFLFSLLVIALFMRYLVGVPLRYGILFGSIFGGSSSIVVVSLAQKIDVSEKCSTILTLESAITDILCIVVSLAVIGVILTGQVNYIVVTADIVTKFLIGAFVGVVLGFAWLILLKGVVKLPFSYMLTLAVVLFGYTAAEYLGGSGALSSLLFGLILGNESEILRAFKRERQSEVAVDAGLRRFESEIAFLIRTFFFVFLGLIVMISNVWVLFLGAILSLLLLLVRFGAVTLATLHSELREERPIMGVVLTRGLAAAVLATLPLQYGLLYSDVYINLAVIVIISTAVIATVGTFALRTKRGRR from the coding sequence TTGAATGACTCCGTTTCTTTGGCTCTAGTAGTCAGCGCCCTAATCATAGTGATAGGATTCTTAAGCAACTACCTTTTCGAGCGCACAGGGTTACCTGACATGCTGTTTTTGATAATTCTTGGATATGTAGTTGGGCCTCTGCTGCGTCTTCTTGACTCATCTGTCTCAACATTGGCTCCGTATCTAGCCGCTTTGGCGTTGGTCTTCATTTTGTTTGACGGTGGCATGAAGATGAACATTCGTCAAGTTTTGTCTCAGAGTCCTAGAGCAATACTGCTTGCTGTGTTGGGCTTCTTGTTCAGTTTGTTGGTGATTGCTCTTTTTATGAGGTATCTTGTCGGAGTTCCATTACGTTATGGAATCTTGTTTGGAAGCATCTTCGGCGGCAGCAGTTCCATCGTGGTAGTTTCGCTTGCCCAAAAGATTGACGTCAGTGAGAAGTGTTCCACGATACTCACTTTAGAGTCAGCAATTACTGACATATTGTGTATCGTGGTTTCTTTGGCTGTTATAGGAGTAATCTTGACAGGACAAGTAAATTACATCGTTGTGACCGCAGACATCGTTACCAAATTTTTAATTGGAGCTTTTGTCGGTGTAGTCTTAGGGTTTGCATGGCTAATTTTGCTTAAAGGAGTGGTTAAACTGCCCTTTTCATACATGCTGACACTGGCCGTTGTGCTGTTTGGATACACGGCGGCAGAATATCTAGGCGGGAGTGGAGCGTTGAGTTCACTGCTCTTCGGTCTGATACTGGGTAATGAAAGTGAAATACTTAGGGCGTTTAAACGTGAAAGACAAAGTGAAGTTGCTGTTGATGCAGGCTTGAGGCGTTTTGAGTCGGAGATAGCGTTTTTGATAAGAACGTTCTTCTTTGTTTTCTTAGGCTTGATAGTAATGATTTCTAACGTGTGGGTTCTGTTCCTTGGAGCGATTTTGTCGCTTCTGCTTTTGCTCGTTAGATTTGGAGCAGTGACACTCGCGACTCTTCACAGTGAACTGCGTGAAGAACGACCTATCATGGGCGTAGTTCTGACTCGAGGTTTAGCTGCCGCTGTTTTGGCAACACTACCACTTCAATACGGCCTACTCTACTCAGACGTTTACATCAACCTAGCAGTGATCGTTATAATCTCCACCGCAGTCATCGCAACCGTAGGCACATTTGCACTACGTACAAAAAGAGGGAGGCGCTGA
- the rplM gene encoding 50S ribosomal protein L13: MTTKDAAESTVIDASGLILGRMASKVAKRLLLGEPIIIVNAEKATLSGRRLSRVKEAKEFLKVGHPGKGPFHPRRPDQIVRRTVRGMLPRRKPKGANALRRLRVFLGVPSELKTAKMQTIPDAHVGKLKCPYVTIEEFAKQIGYKPEGE; the protein is encoded by the coding sequence GTGACCACCAAGGATGCAGCGGAAAGCACAGTCATCGACGCGTCAGGTCTGATACTCGGACGAATGGCCAGCAAAGTGGCCAAACGCTTGCTTCTCGGCGAACCCATTATTATTGTTAACGCTGAGAAAGCAACTTTGTCAGGCAGAAGACTTAGCCGCGTGAAAGAAGCTAAAGAATTTCTCAAAGTTGGGCATCCGGGTAAGGGGCCATTTCACCCCAGACGCCCAGACCAAATCGTGCGAAGAACTGTGAGAGGCATGCTTCCACGCCGAAAGCCGAAGGGAGCAAACGCGTTGAGACGACTCAGAGTCTTCCTAGGGGTTCCATCTGAACTGAAAACTGCAAAGATGCAGACTATTCCTGATGCTCATGTTGGCAAACTAAAATGTCCATATGTCACTATAGAAGAATTCGCTAAACAGATTGGATACAAACCTGAAGGTGAATGA
- a CDS encoding 30S ribosomal protein S13, whose amino-acid sequence MSTKEFRHIVRIAGKDLDGTLKLNFAVANINGIGIPLANAITRKANIPPETRVGFLTEIDVERLEDIVTNPSKHGIPAWMLNRAKDMETGKDIHLIGADLTLKIKTDIEEMKDIKSWRGYRHAYGLRVRGQHTKTTGRSGKAMGVKKKDLIKRGAAAT is encoded by the coding sequence ATGTCAACTAAGGAGTTTCGACACATCGTTCGAATCGCAGGCAAAGACCTAGATGGCACCCTGAAGCTCAACTTTGCCGTAGCCAACATAAACGGAATAGGCATACCGTTAGCCAACGCCATAACACGCAAAGCCAACATACCCCCTGAAACACGCGTTGGCTTCCTAACCGAGATCGACGTCGAAAGACTCGAAGACATTGTAACCAACCCATCCAAACACGGCATACCCGCTTGGATGCTAAACCGCGCCAAAGATATGGAAACAGGAAAAGACATCCACCTCATCGGAGCAGATCTCACACTTAAGATCAAAACCGACATAGAAGAAATGAAAGACATAAAATCATGGCGAGGCTACCGCCATGCCTACGGCCTACGAGTCAGAGGACAACACACCAAGACAACAGGGAGATCAGGCAAAGCCATGGGCGTGAAGAAGAAGGACCTAATCAAGAGAGGAGCGGCGGCTACTTAA
- a CDS encoding cupin domain-containing protein: MKLKETHALKRQLPMESIDGKYQWRSAEWGGFYVSFQKAVADVDFAPLNKEEPDGRCHGHHWGFVLKGKMIVRYKDHEEVIKAKEAYYLAPGHIPFVFKGTELLELTPKADIERPKDMATTNLQTIRVKKAGTKNTRV; encoded by the coding sequence ATGAAACTCAAAGAAACTCATGCGCTGAAACGGCAGCTCCCGATGGAGTCTATTGACGGCAAATATCAGTGGAGATCAGCCGAATGGGGTGGATTTTACGTTTCTTTTCAGAAGGCGGTTGCTGACGTTGACTTTGCGCCACTAAACAAGGAAGAACCTGATGGTAGGTGTCATGGGCACCACTGGGGCTTCGTTCTCAAGGGCAAGATGATCGTACGCTACAAAGACCACGAGGAAGTAATCAAGGCAAAGGAAGCGTACTATCTCGCACCGGGGCATATCCCATTTGTCTTCAAAGGGACTGAGTTGCTAGAATTGACGCCCAAAGCCGACATCGAAAGACCGAAAGACATGGCCACGACGAACCTTCAGACAATACGAGTCAAGAAAGCTGGCACAAAGAACACGCGCGTCTAA
- a CDS encoding 30S ribosomal protein S11, which yields MSKKADKWAIVHVYSSYNNTLVHATDLSGAETIARASGGMFVKADRLESSPYAAMRCASHVATVARDKGITAIHIKVRAPGGSGPRTPGPGAQAAIRALARAGFRIGRIEEVTPVPHDGTRRKGGRRGRRV from the coding sequence TTGAGCAAGAAAGCCGACAAATGGGCAATCGTTCACGTTTACAGTTCTTACAACAACACCCTCGTCCACGCCACCGACTTATCTGGAGCGGAAACCATCGCTCGAGCCAGCGGAGGCATGTTCGTCAAGGCCGACCGACTTGAATCCTCTCCCTATGCAGCCATGAGATGTGCAAGTCATGTAGCTACAGTGGCTAGAGACAAGGGCATCACCGCCATACACATAAAAGTCCGAGCGCCAGGCGGTTCAGGACCGAGAACCCCGGGACCCGGAGCTCAAGCTGCAATCCGCGCTTTGGCTAGAGCTGGATTCCGCATAGGGCGCATTGAAGAAGTCACACCGGTTCCGCATGATGGCACACGAAGGAAGGGCGGACGCAGAGGCCGTAGAGTGTAA
- a CDS encoding YegP family protein, with the protein MSATPKFEIYKDAAEKFRFRLKAANGETIAEGEAYESKDSCKNGIESVKTNAPIAEIVDLTQ; encoded by the coding sequence ATGTCCGCAACACCGAAATTTGAGATCTACAAGGATGCAGCAGAGAAATTCCGATTCAGACTGAAGGCAGCGAACGGTGAAACCATAGCGGAAGGCGAGGCTTACGAGTCGAAAGACAGCTGCAAGAATGGCATTGAATCGGTAAAAACGAATGCTCCAATAGCAGAAATCGTCGATCTGACACAATAA
- a CDS encoding 50S ribosomal protein L18e — protein MRQVKSQNPELLTLIRSLRKKAKENEAAIWRDVAHSLSASKRRRVAVNLSRLNRHTKEKEIVVVPGKVLAAGKLEHPLVIAAFAFSDEARAKIAQAKGKCIPISQLLEDNPKGGNVRIME, from the coding sequence ATGAGGCAAGTCAAGTCGCAGAATCCTGAGCTTCTCACACTCATTCGGTCTCTGAGAAAGAAGGCTAAGGAGAACGAGGCGGCCATCTGGCGAGACGTAGCCCACAGCTTGTCTGCTTCGAAACGCCGACGCGTGGCAGTGAACCTGAGCCGCCTGAACAGGCACACGAAGGAAAAGGAAATCGTGGTAGTTCCTGGCAAGGTTTTGGCCGCTGGCAAACTGGAGCACCCTCTAGTTATTGCCGCATTTGCATTTTCAGACGAAGCTCGTGCCAAGATTGCACAGGCTAAAGGCAAGTGTATCCCTATATCACAGCTTCTTGAGGACAATCCGAAAGGCGGCAATGTGAGGATAATGGAGTAG
- a CDS encoding DNA-directed RNA polymerase subunit D, with product MEIKIVDKNDLFARLTIEGVDAAFMNSLRRIIVAEVPAMAIDEIVVIENSSMLHDEILAHRLGFVPLKTDLDSYNLPEECSCKSELGCNLCRVSLTLNVEAEDSVRTVYSGDMMSENPNITPVSDRIPLVKLTPEQHLKLESYARLGKGGKHAKWQPVSMCVYRNFPKVKINEKECDACGKCADICPKRVLSVSEGGKKLELRNVMECTVCRDCVEACPKSPPAVEVSLDKDVFVMDIESTGALPIDRILLEAVKILDRKFESFLEQLAVKKDEASQVAES from the coding sequence TTGGAAATCAAAATTGTCGACAAGAATGATCTTTTCGCTCGTCTGACCATTGAAGGCGTTGACGCGGCGTTCATGAATTCGCTGCGCCGTATTATAGTCGCTGAAGTTCCAGCCATGGCAATCGACGAAATTGTGGTAATCGAAAACTCTTCTATGCTTCACGACGAGATTCTGGCCCATCGACTAGGTTTTGTCCCTTTGAAAACTGATCTGGACTCCTACAATTTGCCTGAGGAATGCTCGTGCAAAAGCGAGCTGGGCTGCAACCTATGCCGAGTCTCATTGACTCTTAACGTCGAAGCTGAGGACAGCGTTAGAACCGTTTATTCAGGCGATATGATGTCAGAAAATCCTAACATCACGCCTGTGAGCGACAGAATACCCCTCGTTAAACTGACGCCAGAACAACACTTGAAATTGGAAAGCTACGCGAGGCTTGGAAAAGGCGGAAAACACGCAAAGTGGCAGCCAGTTTCAATGTGCGTTTACAGGAATTTTCCAAAAGTGAAGATAAACGAGAAAGAATGTGACGCATGCGGCAAATGCGCAGACATTTGCCCAAAACGTGTTCTGTCGGTTTCAGAGGGTGGAAAGAAACTTGAGCTTCGCAACGTGATGGAGTGCACTGTTTGTCGTGACTGTGTGGAAGCGTGCCCTAAGAGTCCACCCGCAGTTGAAGTATCCTTGGACAAAGATGTTTTTGTCATGGACATAGAGTCTACAGGCGCCCTTCCCATTGATCGAATATTGCTCGAAGCAGTCAAAATTCTTGATCGCAAGTTCGAATCCTTTCTGGAACAGTTAGCGGTGAAGAAGGATGAGGCAAGTCAAGTCGCAGAATCCTGA
- a CDS encoding 30S ribosomal protein S4, with the protein MGDPRKQRRKYETPRFPWRTDTLQSELRFLGQYGLRNKRELWRHKTTLSRFREIARSLLGMPAEQREKMEKQLLDRLSRLGILPGTAVLDDVLDLALEDILERRLQTMVFSKGLAKSIYQARQLVTHGHIAIDGRRVPSPSYLVLKDDETKLAYAPTSNLTKPDHPVRTSISAEGPGKPELRTGPRRRGMEEKA; encoded by the coding sequence ATGGGTGATCCAAGAAAACAGCGTCGAAAATATGAAACTCCGCGCTTTCCGTGGCGGACTGACACTCTCCAATCTGAACTTAGGTTTCTCGGACAGTATGGGCTGCGAAACAAACGCGAGTTGTGGCGTCACAAGACAACATTGTCAAGATTTCGCGAAATCGCCCGATCGTTGTTAGGCATGCCTGCTGAACAACGCGAGAAAATGGAGAAGCAACTCCTAGATAGACTCAGTCGTCTGGGTATCCTGCCTGGGACTGCAGTTCTGGACGATGTTTTGGATCTTGCTTTAGAAGACATTCTTGAACGACGGCTGCAAACAATGGTCTTTAGCAAGGGCTTAGCTAAATCTATTTATCAGGCCCGACAACTTGTCACTCACGGGCACATCGCTATCGATGGAAGGCGTGTGCCTTCCCCCAGCTACCTTGTTTTGAAAGACGATGAAACAAAACTTGCCTATGCACCAACAAGCAATCTTACAAAACCTGATCATCCAGTTAGGACATCGATAAGCGCTGAAGGCCCAGGGAAACCCGAACTGCGAACCGGACCAAGGCGAAGAGGGATGGAGGAGAAGGCTTGA
- a CDS encoding 30S ribosomal protein S9, translating into MSSTTKVLLTSGKRKTAVARATVRAGKGRVRVNNVPVEIFEPQIARNKILEPLRLAGDNVWGQLDIDIRVSGGGFMGQADASRTAVARALLRWTKSSHLQTLFTEYDRTLIAGDPRRREPKKSGGPGARAKDQKSYR; encoded by the coding sequence GTGTCAAGCACAACCAAGGTTCTTCTAACCAGCGGCAAACGCAAGACCGCGGTCGCAAGAGCCACAGTAAGGGCTGGCAAAGGCAGGGTGCGAGTCAACAATGTTCCAGTTGAGATTTTCGAGCCGCAAATTGCTCGAAACAAAATTCTTGAACCCCTACGTCTTGCAGGCGACAATGTGTGGGGACAACTCGACATTGATATAAGAGTGTCTGGCGGCGGATTCATGGGTCAAGCTGACGCTTCACGCACAGCGGTGGCAAGAGCACTGTTGCGCTGGACAAAAAGCTCACACTTGCAGACTTTGTTCACTGAGTACGACCGTACGCTAATCGCTGGCGACCCTCGTCGACGCGAACCAAAGAAGTCTGGCGGACCAGGCGCCAGAGCCAAGGATCAGAAAAGCTATCGTTAG